In Synechococcus sp. CB0101, a genomic segment contains:
- a CDS encoding glycoside hydrolase family protein encodes MPLTPEGWTLLKTWEGCRLSAYPDPASGGAPWTIGFGHTGAEVVPGLTITQEQAEAWLNKDVAEAAGAVDRLLSGVTLTAHQRESLISFCFNVGAGALERSTLRKRLLAGESPAVVIAQELPRWNKGPKGPLEGLKRRRAAEVSHARMPEATSPQQQTKTAAPVPSHKPIHLLDAVHHHKGLAHQQEAWFQLERSLTAEQRDAFSEVFRTPGARSIEPPKPEAPGLIELPVPYLSQNDSATSHGPRMCFSSTCAMAAAFLKRGALTGNGQLDDQYLALVQRHGDTTDANAQVAALHSLGLQARFRTDGSIEDLIEQLKRGLPCPVGWLHKGPVSAPTGGGHWSLVIGWDPAMRQFLMHDPNGEADLVNGGYVNTAIGSGAAQRYSERNWGRRWMVEGAGSGWWIEISAGT; translated from the coding sequence ATGCCACTCACCCCTGAGGGCTGGACCTTGCTCAAAACCTGGGAGGGTTGCCGCCTGAGCGCCTATCCCGACCCCGCCAGCGGCGGTGCTCCCTGGACCATCGGCTTCGGCCACACCGGCGCGGAGGTCGTGCCGGGGCTGACGATCACTCAAGAGCAGGCCGAGGCCTGGCTGAACAAAGACGTTGCTGAGGCGGCCGGCGCAGTGGATCGGCTCCTCTCCGGCGTCACCCTCACGGCTCATCAACGCGAGTCCCTGATCAGCTTCTGCTTCAACGTCGGCGCGGGAGCCCTCGAGCGCTCCACCTTGCGCAAGCGCCTGCTCGCCGGTGAATCCCCGGCTGTGGTGATCGCCCAGGAGCTCCCCCGCTGGAACAAGGGCCCCAAGGGCCCGCTGGAAGGACTTAAGCGCCGCAGGGCTGCTGAGGTTTCGCATGCACGGATGCCAGAGGCCACTTCTCCACAGCAGCAAACAAAGACCGCAGCTCCGGTTCCCAGCCACAAGCCGATTCACCTCCTGGACGCGGTGCATCACCACAAGGGATTGGCGCATCAACAGGAGGCCTGGTTCCAGCTGGAGCGCTCGCTCACTGCGGAGCAACGGGATGCGTTCTCGGAGGTGTTTCGCACTCCAGGGGCGCGATCGATTGAGCCCCCCAAGCCGGAGGCGCCAGGCCTCATCGAACTGCCGGTGCCCTACCTGAGCCAGAACGACAGCGCCACCAGCCATGGGCCGCGCATGTGCTTCTCCTCCACCTGCGCCATGGCTGCAGCCTTCCTGAAACGCGGCGCCCTCACAGGCAACGGCCAACTGGACGATCAATACCTGGCCTTGGTGCAACGCCATGGCGACACCACTGATGCCAATGCCCAAGTCGCTGCACTCCACAGCCTGGGCCTGCAGGCACGCTTCCGCACCGACGGCTCCATCGAAGACCTGATCGAGCAACTCAAACGGGGACTCCCTTGCCCAGTGGGTTGGCTCCACAAAGGGCCCGTCTCTGCCCCAACTGGCGGGGGCCACTGGAGCCTGGTAATCGGCTGGGATCCGGCTATGCGCCAGTTCCTGATGCATGACCCCAACGGGGAAGCCGATCTGGTGAACGGCGGCTACGTGAACACCGCCATTGGCAGCGGAGCGGCTCAGCGCTACTCCGAGCGCAACTGGGGGCGCCGCTGGATGGTGGAGGGCGCCGGCAGCGGCTGGTGGATCGAGATCAGCGCGGGGACCTGA
- a CDS encoding AbrB family transcriptional regulator, whose product MLTGSDLLAKVKELGDVSKSDLVRSCGYVSTKKDGGERLNFTAFYEALLEAKGLSLGNDGVGRGKGGRKLSYTATVQGNGNLLIGKAYTAMLDLKPGDEFEIKLGRKQVRLVPVGGVDEEE is encoded by the coding sequence ATGCTCACCGGTTCTGACCTGCTCGCCAAGGTGAAGGAGCTGGGCGACGTCTCCAAATCGGATCTGGTGCGCAGCTGCGGCTACGTCAGCACCAAGAAAGATGGGGGCGAGCGCCTCAACTTCACCGCCTTCTATGAAGCCCTGCTGGAAGCCAAAGGCCTGAGCCTGGGCAACGATGGCGTGGGCCGGGGCAAGGGTGGCCGCAAGCTCAGCTACACCGCCACCGTGCAGGGCAATGGCAACTTGCTGATCGGCAAGGCCTACACCGCCATGCTCGACCTCAAGCCCGGCGATGAGTTTGAGATCAAGCTCGGCCGCAAGCAGGTGCGCCTGGTCCCCGTGGGTGGTGTGGACGAGGAGGAGTGA